In the genome of Dermacentor andersoni chromosome 3, qqDerAnde1_hic_scaffold, whole genome shotgun sequence, one region contains:
- the LOC126517866 gene encoding uncharacterized protein yields the protein MAFVRALARAASEAGRIARAARLIPPLQRGLHQIAHQESPVSASCLRRVAAERSPASTTVDRSVAYVPPGIKSPVTLPTLRRPWDYNLPSLVKPTTVIGDSKVIAPSTDTNSIGLEKTDPQPTAIVIEKRAVNMLIIRRKKMKKHKLRKLRKRMYFLWSKRRYRIEKSKEQAFRAELLAQIHEAREFDAEKFVMGVLEKLRNRPRPETLEEKKEKMLELMRKHRSNVQYVKPKLD from the exons ATGGCTTTCGTGCGTGCTTTGGCGCGAGCTGCCTCAGAAGCTGGTCGCATTGCGAGGGCTGCTCGTTTAATCCCGCCACTACAGA GAGGATTGCATCAAATCGCTCATCAGGAATCGCCTGTGTCTGCATCCTGTCTCCGCAGAGTCGCAGCGGAGCGTTCGCCGGCATCCACTACTGTAGATCGAAGTGTAGCATACGTTCCTCCAGGCATCAAAAGTCCCGTTACGCTCCCAACTCTGCGGAGGCCATGGGATTACAATCTTCCATCCCTTGTGAAGCCCACCACCGTCATTGGAGACAGTAAAGTCATAGCCCCGTCGACGGACACCAATTCCATTGGCCTCGAGAAGACAGATCCGCAACCGACGGCAATCGTTATTGAGAAGCGTGCTGTAAACATGTTGATTATTCGAcgtaaaaaaatgaagaaacacaAGCTCCGGAAACTGCGCAAGCGGATGTACTTTCTGTGGTCAAAGCGGAGGTATCGAATTGAGAAAAGCAAAGAGCAGGCTTTCAGGGCAGAACTTCTCGCTCAAATTCATGAAGCACGGGAGTTTGATGCCGAAAAGTTTGTGATGGGAGTGCTGGAGAAGTTGCGCAACAGACCAAGGCCAGAGACTcttgaagagaaaaaggaaaagatgCTAGAGCTGATGCGTAAACACAGGAGCAATGTCCAGTACGTCAAGCCAAAACTTGATTGA